ATAAAAATTCATATTAAAAAAATTATTTAATTTCGAAAACAAATCCGCGCTTTCTAAGCGCGGGTAAAATCTAGTATCATTGCTAATACAACAGACATGAGTCCACATTTCTCTACATTAATTCCTTTCTTGAGAACTTCAGATAAACCCATTAAAGTGAGAAAAGAAAAAGTCCAGTAAAAGCCCAGACCAATAATCTCGAGTTTCTAACCTAGATATAAATACAAACATCTACTAGTGATTAGATTAGTTCACAGCGCTTCACCTATCTTCTCGAGATTATTTCAGCAATTTAGGGTTTCAGTTATCCGCAGCAGCTGCACACATCAAACATGGCGACTCAGATTAGCAAGAAGAGAAAGGTGAGCTTGTAAACTTTTTCTTTTCATTCAATAGATCCCTTTCGCTGCATCGTATGCTGAACTGATTCCTAGAGTTCTGTAGTTTGTAGCTGACGGTGTGTTCTACGCTGAGTTGAACGAGGTTCTAACCAGAGAGCTTGCGGAAGATGGTTACTCTGGTGTGGAGGTTAGGGTTACTCCAATGAGGACTGAGATCATCATCAGAGCCACACGTACTCAAAATGTTCTCGGTATGTTGATTCTAACCTTCCTTTTGAATCCAAAGCTTTGGACTTTTATGTTAATTGGTTTCATGGGATGTTGTAGGTGAGAAGGGAAGGAGGATCAGAGAGTTGACATCTCTTGTGCAGAAGAGATTCAGGTTTCCTCAAGACAGCGTTGAGCTTTACGCTGAGAAGGTTGCCAACAGAGGTCTCTGCGCCATTGCTCAGGCTGAGTCTCTCCGTTACAAGCTCCTCGGTGGTCTTGCTGTCCGCAGGTTCGACATCTATGCTATACATTTTTGTGTTTTTTTACTTTTCGCATTCAGAATAGTGATGTGCATCCTCATGAAAGCTTATTTATAGAGGTCCTATTTTCCATGGATACTGTATGGAAAGTCACACTCTTTAATTGGATTGTATTGTCAGTTCATAAGGTTTGAGCTAGGTCTTGGCTGGTTGTTGAGTAATCGAGCATTGTGATTTACCTGTCTCTTGTGCTCTCATTTCTTAATAAGAGCCGGATGTTAATATTGCAATTATGTTGTGTTGTGTAGGGCTTGCTATGGTGTCTTGAGATTCGTCATGGAGAGTGGTGCTAAGGGTTGTGAGGTGAGTTCAAATTTCAGTATTCTCTATTTGTTTTATTTGTTTTTTTCTCCACAATAAATCTCTTACACAGTTCATTTCAAATGCTTACTATCAGGTGATTGTGAGTGGAAAGCTTCGTGCGGCACGTGCCAAGTCCATGAAATTCAAGGACGGTTACATGGTTTCCTCTGGTCAGCCCACCAAGGATTACATCGACTCTGCAGT
The DNA window shown above is from Brassica oleracea var. oleracea cultivar TO1000 chromosome C3, BOL, whole genome shotgun sequence and carries:
- the LOC106334420 gene encoding 40S ribosomal protein S3-2, whose protein sequence is MATQISKKRKFVADGVFYAELNEVLTRELAEDGYSGVEVRVTPMRTEIIIRATRTQNVLGEKGRRIRELTSLVQKRFRFPQDSVELYAEKVANRGLCAIAQAESLRYKLLGGLAVRRACYGVLRFVMESGAKGCEVIVSGKLRAARAKSMKFKDGYMVSSGQPTKDYIDSAVRHVLLRQGVLGIKVKVMLDWDPKGVNGPKTPLPDVVIIHAPKEEDVNSAPAQVAAPAALVPEAPLTAVDYPEMIPVA